The stretch of DNA gcataagcccttcatggcaccggaccagactatctcagggaccgccttctgccgcacgaatcccagcgaccagttaggtcccacagagttgaccttctccgggtcccgtcaactaaacaacgtcgcttggcgggacccaggggaagagccttctctgtggcggccccgaccctctggaaccaactccctcccggagattagaattgctcccaccctccttgcctttcgtaagcttcttaaaacccacctctgctgccaggcatgggggaactgagatactctttccccctaggcctttacaattttatgtttgtaggtatgtctgcttaaaaatgggggtttttaactactttaaattttaaattgtatgttattagatttgttatgaattgttttattgtgttgtgagccgccccgagtccacggagaggggcagcatacaaatctaataaataaataaataaataaataaaaaatttatgcatggtatgtctgtatatttggttttacaataggggcttttaactgttttaatattggattgtcatatgctgtttactactgttgttagccgccccgagtctacggagaggggcggcatacaaatccaatccaatcaatcaatgaaatcaaatcaatctTTCAGGATACCTTGCTCTGGGATCGCTCTGCTTCCATCTTGCGTAGTTTCCCTTCGTCTTCCTTGTcagaatcctcctcctcctcctcttcctcccagccTCCAGTTGCACCTTCGTCCTCCCCGccactctcctcttcttcctcttccgacTCACTATCTTTGGCTACTGAAAAAGATCCAAACCATGTTAAAGTTGCTGAGAAAGGCATTCTGGGATGCGACAGGCTCGCCAGAAACCCAGGACCTGCTGGCTGTGAAGATCTACCAAACTTtttgctgtgggcgtggcttattttgtgggtgtggcttgccggtcatgtgactgggtaggagtggcttgccagtcatgtgaccaggtgggaaatagcttgatggtcatgtgacttgaccaaggatttcccaagaacctcaaaacaagacccatatcaatggactccaaacaagcaggtcatcgaattcacccacatcctagaagtgagcagctacagaacagtgaaataataataataataatttaataatttattagatttatatgccgcccctctccgcagactcggagtggcAGAAACATCTCACATcggccacgtttctacaacactccgtggcctgcactggctaccgatcagtttccggtcacaattcaaagtgttggtaatgacctttaaagcccttcatggcattggaccagaataccttcggaaccgccttctaccgcacgaatcccagcggccggtaaggtcccacagagttggccttctccgagtcccgtcaactaaacaatgtcgtttggcgggccccaggggaagagccttctctgcagtggctccggccttctggaatcaactcccctggaggttagaacggcccccaccctccttgtctttctcaagttactcaagacccacctatattgccaggcatgggggaattaagacatctcccccaggctttcttatattttatgtttggtatgtatgtgctgtatggtttttaaattgttggggtttttaatataattttattattagatttgttccatcgttatactgttttttattactgttgtgagccgccctgagtcttcggagaggggcggcatacaaatctaataaattgaattgaattgaattatgatTTTGAAAGCCCATTTTGAGCCTTGTCATCAAGGTCCCTTCATGATTAAAGTGGCCACTcccaaaataatcacttactcaaaggcaacaatctaaaattgttccttgctactttcacagccaaAGTGAACATCGCAAAATACTCCATTCCACAAAAGCAATCTTAACCCTCCTTCcggcagactaccaaacaaaatcaaggtttctggcaaaacatgagGTTTcaggcattattcattttatttttctggagCTGGGGTCCCcaaattggcaactttaaagacttgtgaatttcaactcccagaattctccagccagctatgaagacctctgttctagagaatagaaacatagaagatggacgacagaaaatgacctcatggtccatctagtctgcccttatactatttcttgtattttatcttaggatggatctatgtttatcccaggcatgtttaaattcagtcactgtggatttaccagccacgtctgctggaagtttgttccaaggatctactactctttcagtaaaataatattttctcatgttgcttttgatctttcccccaactcacttcagattgtgtccccttgttcttgtgttcactttcctattaaaaatacttccctcctgaaccttatttaaccctttgacatatttaaatgtttcgatcatgtccccccttttccttctatccaccAGACtagacagactgagttcatgaagtctttcctgatacgttttatgcttaagaccttccaccattcttgtagcccgtctttggacccgttcaattttgtcaatatctttttgtaggtgaggtctccagaactgaacacagtattccaaatgtggtctcaccagcgctctatataaggggatcacaatctccctcttcctgcttgttatacctctagctatgcagccaagcatcctacttgcttttcctactgcccgaccacactgctcacccattttgagactgtcagaaatcactacccctaaatccttctcttctgaagtttttgctagcacagaactgccaatgcaatactcagattgaggattccttttccccaagtgcattattttacatttggaaacattaaactgcagtttccattgctttgaccatttatctaccgtgtttccccgatagtaagacccccccgattgtaagacatatgggggttttcaggggggttggctaatataagccataccccgaaagtaagacatatgtcttactttcggggaaacacgggggtattgcgggggggagcccgatgacttcgggaagacccaggcagcgcggcagcagccctggcggcggttccctcggccccagcgccgtccttcgctttgcaaagagttcgcggcgctggcgagggagctgcgcgcccaggagaatctcccttaggcagcctggtgccagctgcctCCGTGGCGCAGGCACCGCCTCTTCATGGAAACCCCCGAGCCGGCTTCGGAGGAGCAGCCTGTCCTGGTGGCCTGCTTGACCTGCTGCACTTTGCTCGGCTGCACTTTGTtcggctggagctgcgccctcctttgcccgcctcctttccggcagctccccgcgcgcccttcgcctcgccgcggcgaggcAAAGGGGATGGGTGCGTGGggagctgccagaaaggaggcgggcgaagcggcggccctggccgaagtggcggagcagttcgcggtgctggcgagggagctgcgcgcccaggagagtctcccttacgcagcacgccaccgccagctgccaccaggctgcgtaagggagattctcctgggcgcgcagctccctcgccagcgccgcgaactggtccgccgcttcggccagggccgccgcttcGGCCGCCTCCTTTCTCGCAGCTCCCCACGCGCCCatccccttcgcctcgccgcggccgcccgccctctttcgcccagcgccgcttgaaaggacccccccccttggcttctgctgagggtgggggggtccggacgcccccttctccggctctccggcatatctcagaagccaagggggggggggtcctttcaagcgatGTTGGGCgaaagggcgggcggccagcagcagaaggcgagaggtgcctccttctccggctctccggcagatcgagcgcgcgaagaggcacctctcaccttccgccgctgctggccgccctctttcgcccagcgtcgcttcggaagccgccgaatgccgtcaggggggcgcttggtgaccgcctctccgttcgccaagtgccgctcgccaagcacccccctgacggcgttcggcggcttccgaagcgacgccgggcgaaagagggcggccagcagcggcggaaggtgagaggtgcctcttcgatatgccggagagccggagaagggggcacctctcgccttctgctgctggccgcccgccctctttcgcccagcgccgcttgaaaggacccccctcccttggcttctgctgggggtgggggggtccggacgcccccttctccggctctccggcatatcgcagaagccaagggggggggggtcctttcaagcggcgctgggcgaaagagggcgggcggccagcagcggcggaaggtgagaggtgccacttcgcgcgctcgatctgccagagaaggagaaagaaagaggtcgggttgtgtgaaagaggccggggttgggggaaggggagacgtaagatgttttttttttttttttgcaacgccgctcaaaaggtgccttggctggaagagtagctggtttccagggcataaactggctcgcttccggggatggtaatgtaagacataccccgaaagtaagacatagtggggcttttgggggtaaaaagaaagtaagacatggccttactatcggggaaacacggtagtaaagctaaatcatttaccatattacagaatattatagccattcggaaaggaaggggaggcagaaacccagatcacacggagtcttcggaaaggggtggcatacaaatctaataaattattattattaattattattattaattattattattattattattattaattccagatcttatctccttataattttcctagacacttttgtttgtagcagaatcgccggctTTGGGGGTTTTAAACGCTTTcaggaagaacgcagaggctgcccaaagaagacgccctgcattttctttcaacatctttcggtgcaaattgggtgttgtggagtggagctccattttcgctaccccacccacccctcaatctggtctgggcagcagcccacccctgggtacctGGTTGTTCACCCCTTTGCAAGGCCAAAAGCTTCAGCTTTTCTGGGGGCACGTAGTCGCCTTCTTTCTCCGAGACAAACGGGGAGAGATGAGGAGGCAGCATAACGCCGGGGAAGTAATCGGCTACCGGGAGGCATAGCTTAGCATTGACCGAGTCGAAGACCCACTGAGGCTGGAGGTAATatctggggggaaaggaaagccCATGAGAAGTGACGTCTTTcgtgcagtggttagactgcagtgctgcaggctacctctgcctgcaatttggcagttcgaatctcactggACTCCAGGTTGACttgtccttccgtccttccaaagtGTCTGTCTGTGCGTGTTTGTGTACGTCTGTGCGTGTTGTAATGGTCATACGTATGAAAAGGTCGTAGGTCGCTTTCTTTCAATGCCACTCTCACTCTGGAAAGTCCCTAGGTGAATGTGTTGTAAACCGAGGACTATTTTACAACCTCCATTCATGACTCACTCTAAGTCAGGGGTGGGCAAATTAATTttgctgtatactgtatattattgggtagaactgagttaattatatcataattataaattataattatatattatattatactatattatatattataattatattataattataaattaattgcccaccccttccttccttcctccctccaattctccttccttccttcctctctccacttctccttccttcctctctccacttctccttccttcctccctccatttctccttccttccttccttccttccttcctccctccatttctccttcctccctccatttctccttcctccatttctccttcctccctccctccctccatttctccttcctccctccctccctccctttctcctcccttccttccttcctccatttctccttccttccttccttcacagcACACTGCCTCTTAAAATTTGAtgggtgattttttttgggggggggggggggctaccgaTGAACACCACTCACCGTCCAACTACTTGCTTTTCTATATTTGGACGGTCAACTATCTGGTGGGTGATGCGTGGATCCGTAACGTCGTAGGTGGCGCCGATGCAGACCGACTTGTCCCAAGACACTTTGCCCCCAAAGCACCTGTGTGAAGGAGAGGTGGGCTTAAGTTAGCGACAGGTTTTATATTCACATGCACAATTTAAAAgagaatgtacagtgttccctagattttcgcgggggatgcgttccgagaccgccgacgaaagtcgaatttccacgaagtagagatgcggaagtaaatacactatttttggctatggatagcatcacaagccttcccttaacactttaaaccaatAAATTGCTATTTCCCATTCCctcagcaaccatttagattattactcaccatgtttctttattaaagtttatttaaaaaaatatttattaaaggcggacgaaagtttggcgatgacatatgacgtcatcgggcggggaaaaccgtggtatagggggaaaaacagtgcagtactttttttaattaatatttttgaaaaaccgtggcatagacttttcgcgaagttcgaacccgcgaaaatcgagggaacactggatAGTTAAGAACCTCTATGGACGTCTCAAGAGAAAAGACATGAGATGCCCCCTTCCAAGCTCTATGGTAAAAATGACCCATGAAGTCTCAAAgtagagtgttcggaaactccagatcgtgcagaatgcagctgcgagagcaatcatgggctttcccagacatgcccatgtcacaccaacactctgcagtttgcattggttgccgatcagtttccggtcacaattcaaagtgttggttatgacctataaagcccttcatggcatcggaccagaatatctccgagactgccttctgccgcacgaatcccagtgaccggttaggtcccacagatgggccttctccgggtcccatcgactaaacaatggcggggcccaggggaagagccttctctgtggcggcaccgaccctctgaaatcaactccccttggagattaggattgcccccaccctccttccctttcgcaaactccttaaaacccacctctgccgtcagtcatggggaaattgattcccctggaccgtttccgttttatgtatagtttgtctgagatgtatgactgtttttatattaagggttttaaattgcttttaatcattggatttgtactgttttgttgttgtgagccgctccgagtctttggagaggggcggcatacaaatctaattaataataataataataataataataataataataataataataataataaatcggaAGTTGGAAAAAAACAGACTCCTGGTTTGccctgttgtgttgtttttcgcattctggagccttcagggaagcacGTAGGGCTTGTCCAGGATACATCCTGGTGCTCTAGTGCAGCTGCTTGCAGGAGGTTCACTCAACCAAGACCTATGGTCCATCACTCCAAGGGCTGTAGAGCAACACCACCTTGGTCTCACTCTTGCCCGAATTCCAGAAGAGAGCCAGGAAAAACGAAGGCGAAGACTTAACACCCACCTGATGACAAAGGCTAAGGGTTCGCGAGGCACCTCTCGGTTGAGAAAGAAGTGCAGTCCTTCAAAGAGCTTCTTCTGTTTCTCCAagtctttttcctccttcctcctggcCTCTTCTTGTTCTGCAGTCTcctagcagagagagagagagaaaagctctATCGGACCcatctccatccttccttccttccttccttccttccacccacccacccattcgacttatatgccgcccctctctgtggactcggggcggcttacatcatttcaataaaaaatacaatatataaaacacttcaaatccaattaatagaaataattagaaacatagaagattgatggcagaaaaagacctcatggtccatctagtctgcccttatactatttcctgtattttatcttacaatggatctatgtttatcccaggcatgtttaaattaagtgactgtggatttatctaccacgtctgctggaagtttgttccaaggatctactactctttcagtaaaataatatttcctcaagttgcctttgatctttctcccaactaacttcagattgtgcccccttgttcttgggttcactttcctattaaaaacacttccctcctggaccttatttaaccctttaatatatttaaatgtttcgatcatgtctccccttttccttctgtcctccagactatacagattgagttcattaagtctttcctgataagtttgatgcttgagaccttccactgtttttgtagcccgtatttggacccgttcaatttgatccatatctttttgtaggtgaaactgaactgaacacagcattccaaatttaaaattaatttaaaaataatcttaaaaagctaaacatttaaaaatcatttaaatgtGCTTTCAGGTTCacttaaaaacattctaaaatcaTTTAAATGCGTTTTCaggttcttacgaaaggcgaggagtgtgggagcagtgcgaatctcgggggggagctTGCTCCAGAGGGTTTGGGGcctctacagagaaggctcttcccctaggtcccgccaagcaacattgtctggctgacggaacctggagaagggaaatcgaactgtccacttaggaagcaacactgatggacaatcaatttcacctgctgttgtgcaccttcaactttgcacaggaatatgagaatatttcattcatttttcattttattggatttgtatgccgcccctctccgtagactcggggcggctaacaacagtggtaaaaacaacatgcgacaatccaatactaaagaagctaaaaacccttattttaaaaccaatcatacatacaaacgtaccatacataaattgtggaagcctagggggaaagaatatcttaattcccccatgcctgacgacagaggtcggttttaagaagcttgcgaaaggcaagaagggtgggggctattctaatctctggggggagttggttccagagggccggggccgccacagagaaggctcttcccctgggtcccctagattcagatctaggatgggttctttgagtgttccctttatttttttgagcggtatattttcctctgactcccccccccccccaaaaaaaggggtGTTTGTGTGTCACTCACTCCTTCCACAGGAAACTCATCCACTTCGGTTTCATCCTCTATGTTGGGGGCAACGACTCGAGCCAGGCTGGTGCTGAGAGCTGACAGtttctaaagggggggggggggttaaaaaaaagaaagaaaagagaatcaTGAATTAATAGGAGATTTGATCCAAGCGAACTTAAGTGAAGCATGCAGTTAATGTACATTCCCAGAACtgaagctggggaattctgagaattattttttacttctctcttcacaatttccatatatacatcaatgCGTAAACCTTAAAATGCATCAATAACATACAcataattttgctttttttatcCAAATGATCAACgaatcatatacagtgttccctcgattttcgcgggggatgcgttccgagacctcccgcgaaagtcgaatttccgcgaagtagagatgcggaagtaaatacactatttttggctatgaacagtatcccaagccttcccttaacactttaaacccctaaattgcaatttcccattcccttagcaaccgtttagattattactcaccatgtttatttattaaagtttattataaaaaatgttttttaaaggcagacaaaagtttggcgatgacatatgacgtcatcggccgGGAAAAAagcatggtataggggaaaacaccgcaaagtatttttttattaatatttttgaaaaaccgtggtatagacgtttcgcgaagttcgaacccgcgaaaatcgagggaacactgtatactattttTGCACCTGTTTTATGCTGTaatttatcagtctgttttttttttcctttacacTCCCGTACCTCTATcttctgtgaaaatatttactgacccatcgtgtcctggacataaactgtttcttcCCGCCCcccataaattttattaattttcttaaaatggacagacagacacacatacatttaacatgGAAAATGGGAGTGTGAttcccccgcttatctcaaaagtataaattcaaatacagaaaaaaaagaatacatatttgaaTACAGTTCGTTGttgtaaatgttaaaaaataatttgttaaatttttcATTAAAGCTTTTCGTATTCAAACTAGTATTAATATAGGTTCgaaattcttctcataataattctacATGTATAGACTAATTCTAATATATTGCTAAAACAAACTTGTTCTGTCTAATACTATTATCACACATGATACAACAATTTTTACCAAAAtactttgtatttatttgtttatttgtcttaaCCTTCTagtgtttctttttatttatccatatacagtggtacctcggtactcgaacgcttcccttctcgtacatttcggataacgaacaaaattttcggcaaaaatttgcttcggtatctgaacaaaaattcagataccgaacagccagagaaaattttgttcattatccgaaatgtaatcccggcagcttcagggggctgaggagctctctaagagctccaagctgcaggaaaggtgggggctgctgcaatcttggcagcttctgggggctcctttcctcattgcttccttttattacctgtaagcagcttcaaaaactttttccctgtggctgcaacagcggcggcttcctttccagtagcaagagcgctgggaagtcacgtaatgaagggaagctgctggagcggcagcaactgctgagatggctccgccggcttcccttcatcacgtgacgttcccggtgctgttgctactggaagggaagccgctgctgttgcagccacagggaaaaagtttttgaagctgcttacaggtaataaaaggaagcaatgaggaaaggagcccccagaagctgccaagattgcagcagcccccacctttcctgcagcttggagtagcgaatttatttatcccattggaaataaagaaaatagatttaattggttcccagcgagttaacaggggctgggaaccaattaaatccatttccattatttcctatgggataaataaattcggtactcgaccaaatcggttctcgaccacacttctggaacgaattgtggtcgagtaccgaggtaccactgtataaactttgttccatgtttcataaaattcagtatcttcttgatcgttcaagcgtcttgtcatcatatccatttcggcgcaatctaatattttcattATTACTTCTTCCTCTTTGGGGATTGCCTCCCCTTTCCAGTgttgcgcatatataatcctagccgcagttaaaatatgtataactaggtataaaatttctttcttgtaggtctgttttgtaattcctaataaataaaattccggggttatttctatatCCTGTttgactatttcttttattattttttctatcatattccaatagagtctagctttactacaggtccaccattgatgatagtaggaccctatttccttcttgcatttccaacataacggagaagttttgggaaacatttttgctatcctatttggtgggaggtgccatctataaaacattttaatttgattttcttttagggacactgattttgtcattttccaattgcagatccagactttctcccatgtatctatatctatttgttttccaatatttttacaccaatttatcatgttatcctttaaaGTCAAATCTATGTTTTTATGGGCAATCCGATATTTATAGATTTTACctattgttttagtttgattaatagttattaaattacttagaaaatttttattcttattaaaaatatatagcaTACTATCTTtttggtatctagatcgaatctgtgcatagtgccaccaatcaattattatcccttcttcttgtagtttcatcctagattttaatttcatttggtcatttaataggtccttatatagaaacatagaagtctgacagcagaaaaagacctcatggtccatctagtctgcccttatactatttcctgtattttatcttaggatggatatatgtttatcccaggcatgtttaaattcagttactgtggatttatctaccacgtctgctggaagtttgttccaaggatctactactctttcagtaaaataatattttctcatgttgcttttgatctttcccccaactaacttcagattgtgtccccttgttcttgtgttcactttcctattaaaaacacttccctcctgaaccttatttaaccctttaatatatttaaatgtttcgatcatgtccccccttttccttctgtcctccagactatacagattgagttcatgaagtctttcctgatacgtttgatgcttaagaccttccaccattcttgtagcccgtctttggacccgttcaattttgtcaatatctttttgtaggtgaggtctccagaactgaacacagtattccaaatgtggtctcaccagcattctatatagcgggatcataatctccctcttcctgcttgttatacctctagctatgcagccaagcatcctacttgctttccctaccgcctgactgcactgttcacgccattttgagactgtcagaaatcattacccctaaatccttttcttttgaagtatttgctaacacagaattattattataataataattatattattatataataataataatatcttattaTTCTAGTTTCCTTTATAGATTTAGGGTgaattattgcttctaggggggcgaCCCATTCAGGGACTgtcaaaaaatgattttttcttatgtctttccaaacttctaataaatattttcttagtgtgcgtcttttaaagtatgagtggtttctatccttatcgtaccatataaaggcatgccagccaagcataacaTCATTGGACATATACTGTTTCAACTCTaatcctcaaaacattgctatagggcactgcacaccaaggcaactagatgcaagaacagttttcccctcaaacgccatcactctgctaaacaaataattccctcaacaccgtcaaactattcactaagtctgcatt from Erythrolamprus reginae isolate rEryReg1 unplaced genomic scaffold, rEryReg1.hap1 scaffold_333, whole genome shotgun sequence encodes:
- the PES1 gene encoding pescadillo homolog, which gives rise to CVLLFQIEGHSSAEGKPEDGEAYALNSESTLEKLSALSTSLARVVAPNIEDETEVDEFPVEGETAEQEEARRKEEKDLEKQKKLFEGLHFFLNREVPREPLAFVIRCFGGKVSWDKSVCIGATYDVTDPRITHQIVDRPNIEKQVVGRYYLQPQWVFDSVNAKLCLPVADYFPGVMLPPHLSPFVSEKEGDYVPPEKLKLLALQRGEQPVAKDSESEEEEEESGGEDEGATGGWEEEEEEEDSDKEDEGKLRKMEAERSQSKHLPVKVTPGQVVKEDKERLMQEQQSEEKRLAIMMMKKREKYLYQKIMFGKKRKIREANKLTEKRKAHDAAVKSEKKKSKKARRE